In Jaculus jaculus isolate mJacJac1 chromosome 2, mJacJac1.mat.Y.cur, whole genome shotgun sequence, the genomic window gaAAATAACCCAGGAATTCAAAACAGTGACCAGAAAGGTCTGCTGTGTCCCTCTTACCACAGAAAAAATACTGCATACCTAACGTTCATTCAGCATAGACTGGTCATATAACAGACAGCAGCAATATATATGGAAACTTAACACAGATGACCTTCAAGTTGCACATTTTAATTTACAATTTTCACCAATAAAAAAGATTACAAAAAGGGAAGCTTGCTATACAAaatatggactttttttttccattcataaGGAAAATCCATTGGTGTCTTACCTTGCCAGGTCAAAACTCAAACAGCTTGCTTTGGTAAAGTTATTCCAGAAAGACTGCTCATCTAGACAGGATCAATAAACTTATCAGCTCCCTAACTGCGTTTAAGAGACTCAGTGAGCACTTGTCTTGCGCTAGAAAGCTCTAAGTGGTGGCACACCTTCAGGAAGGCCAGTGCTCCCCGGGCAGCCAGGCGTGTGGAGCTCAGGAGAAGCTCCAGTCCCTGTGGCGCCCTCCTCTTCCACACAGGATAAGCCGCCACCTGTATGGTGAGGGCACATGCAGGGTGACAGGAAGAATGGCTTCTCGAATTTTACAAGcacattttatttcatccacAGGTCAACAGAACAGCCTGACCGTTTAGAGTCAGCCTCTCAACCTAACAGTTTatcatataaattaaatatgGAGAAGTACACGCAAACTTCATTAGAAACGAAGAGCTCATTTTCAAACGCCCATTCCGTAATATAACAAACATCACAGTTTTAATAAGTGAGGAAAGAAAAGTCATACTGTTAGGGCACGATTAAAGACCTGACCAAAATTTCAAAACCTTTAGTAGATGCTAAGCATTGCAGCCACTTCCCACGGCTCCCAGCAGTCCTCGTCCAGACCCAAGTGTAAGTAACTTGATGAGGCACCGTACGCAGCCTTCAGAAAACTTTATTTGGTGAAGGGCTGAGTTCTGGTGGCAAAAGCCCACCTATGAAAAGGGAGTTGTGGGCATTCAAGCTGGTCTGATTCACAAAGTGTATACATTCAtgactcaaaataataaagatctTCAGATATAAATTATTCTAAAGCCATTGCAACCCAAAATTATGTGTGACTCACTCAGATGTGCTTACATTAGCTTTAAAAATGATCTATGCATTAAGAGGAGCTGTAATTCCCTCACAATTAACTGAAGCACTAAACCAAAAAAGGACAGGGacaaaaaagagggggaggagcaaaaagagagaagagaaaaagtctGAAGCTCTCCCCTCCACTAACTCAAGGGTCACACACATATCCAGAATGAGGCTGAAATAGAGTGAACCCCAGAGGCCTATCGCAGGGTACCTGTGTGGCCAGTGTGATCTGAAACCTTCTTTCACACCACCCCACAAGGGCCCTGGGTGTGTAAAACCAGTACACCCtacagaggaaatcaaaggaccaCATTTAAATGTCACCTCCATGAAGCAACTCCACTGTGGTTTTGATCACTTAGCTTGGGAAAAAAAGCTGCCTAGCAACAACCCTTGAGCCTCACCACCACCAGGTCAGGTCCTCACTGACTCAGTGGTGTTTTCTCATGACAGCATCTCAAGAGGAGGCAAGTGCTTGCAAGTGCTGCCAGGCTGGTACAGTCCCAGAGGCCAAGAAAGCTCTCCATGCACTGTTCAGTTCTTCCTACTGTTACAGTTCTGCTGAGAAAGGGGGAAACGACTGAGTAAACGAGTTCTTTGTGACCCAGCTTTGgcaaaagtcaataaataaatttgtcaAAGACAGAACTATTTTGTGGGGAGTTACTCTAGTTACAACTTTGGGGCTGGGAAAAGTTGGAGGGAGGCATGTGTGCAAGAAAGAGGCAAGATTCCTTTTGACAGGGTCTGGTTCCCCTACCCCAGACGCTCAGCTCATCATTCGGacgaaaagggagaaaaagaagacacCAGACCAAGAGTCAGTGTTGCGATCTGCAGGGCGATACTTGTTCTCCACAGCGGTAAGGACTGAATGAGAATCATGAAACGTGAGGAACACTTGTATTTCCCTCaggatttaaaaaatgttgtcTTGTTCAGAAAGACTACATTCAGTGTGGGTCAGGTCCAAAAGCAGCAGCAAGACCTCGGCCGTCAAGCACACCCAGCACTGGGAGGAACGGACTGCGCGGAGCGGcggtgggcaggccagggccgcTCCTCACTGGTCTCCGAGCCGGAAGCCCTGGCCCCAGTTGTGTCTCCCACCTCCACCATTCTGATCAGCAGCTCGCCTCATGCTAGCAGGGGGCGCACCGAACCCCGACACCCCTCCTCTTCTGCTGGGCAGCCAGCGGTACctgggtgagagagaagaaataaagacagGAGAACAAAGTCATTTTCACACCATCTCCCTGCCCTGGGGGCTCCCATAGCATCTGTCATGAGGAAAGAAGTCAGGGACAATGTCTTCTTAAACCTTACTTCTCAAAACTTAACACGAAACCTGACCACAGATGGCATTTGCTTTTCATGTTTCTTAACTTTATCAAGCTTTCACTTACGTTCGCACTCTCaacattttctgtgtttttttttttcactgattaTAAAAGTAATTCATGCACAGCAATatggaaacaaacaaatatgCCCACAATCCCAACAGCTAGAAAGAAGCACTGCTAGATCCACAATGGATCTACATACGGGTCAAGGTGAACCAAAGGATACAAATAAACTCACCTTCAGAACAAATCCACAGGCAGCACGTCTGAGCCATGCACCTCATTTCCACCTACTCTCAAGCACAGTCTGTCAAGGACGCTTGGGGCAGAGACTTTCTATCTTGGAGTTCTGAGTGATTTCTAAAGTTTACTAGTCATGCCTTCCAATTACTTCTTCCTATCTCTGATGATAGCAAACCGAGGCCCAACTACAGTAAATGATCTCTTACCTGGTAAATTAATAATTTAGGAGTCTTAGGACAGTTAAGAAAACTTCACCCAAGTCTTGCTCTCAATAATATTTTCCAACTATTTTCTTCCTTGTCTGCATCACTAGTAAACTAATAATGCATGTAAGCCTATTCTACTTATCAGATCCTGAAGTTTAAAATTGTGCTGCAAGACATGAACTGATGCCCCTGTTTAAATCCTTCTTTGGTGCTCAGAACAAGCTGTGACAGGTGACACCCCATAAGAGCACCTGACAAGCACAACCTTACACTAAGGCAGCTATACTGTGACCTCACCGCCAAGGAGCACTTAAGCTACcactatccccccccccacctgctttTTCCTATTGTTTAACAGCTCTGAGAGTTGAATCCAGGGTCTCAAGAGCGTTAGGAAtgcactaaccactaagcaacacCTGCGGGCCTGTGTCTAAGAGTTGTCTTGAAGACAGAGTCTAGGTTACCGAGGTGAGTCTTAAACTTGGGAGCCCCCTGTCTCAGCGATTACAGGTGTCCACCCAGCTAGTAGCACCCTTAGTTTACAAACAAGAAAACTGAGGCAAAATTGTATGACGCTCTTCAAAAGTGACAGTCAGAATTCAACAAGCCAGCACCCTGTACTCCTGACTTCACTACAGAACTGCTGCTGGGAAAGCACAGAAGTTAGTGACTGGCAGCAATCCGCTTCACTCCTAATACTTTCAGACTCCTTCCCCGAAAAGACAGTGACCACTTCAAATGGAAGGTTAACTGGATAGAGGAAAAGATGGAGCTGCATTTTCAATGCAATGCACAATACTGACAGACCATCTTAGATTTCTATAGCTTAGCTCTTCCCTTTTAAATAATATAcagtcaagtgtggtggcacacacctgtaatcccagcactcaggaggctgagacaagaggatgacAAATCCTCAGCCAGCAGAAAATCCTGCTCCCCtctcctcaaaaaacaaacaaacaaaaaactatagtaTTTTCTATATACATAATTCACACTTTAAAGTCTcccatgggctgaggagatgccttagtggttaaggcacttgcctgcaaagccaaaggacctaagttcaattccccaggacccatgtaagccagatgcacaagggggtgcatgcgtagggagttcatttgcagaggctagaggccatgacatgcccattctctgtctgtctgtctgtctgtctgtctgtctctctctctctctctctgcttctctcaaataaattaatttaatttgattaaagtatttaaacaaataaataaaaatgaagtcttCCACAAGTGCGCCCCTGACCTAGGTGGGACGGAGGAGAGCACTATCCGAGTGTGACTGTTCCCACTGACCCACGGAAAGCAAACGACAGAACTGCTGAACGTTAAAAGGCACAAGATGCAAGAGGGCCGTTTTACTGTTTTCAAAGCTCTTCAATGCAAGTGATTACTGCATATCCCCAACATGAGATTAAGTGTGACTGTCAGACAGGCTGTGACACCCAGATGGTAATTAACTGGTCCCCTCTCCAACAGCCCCTCGCTGTACTGACAGAACGGCCATGCTGCTTACACACTCAAGTGTGAGCGGCTCCGCTCGGCCACCATCCTCCCCTCAACATCAGGCGCATGGCCTTTATTAAGTCCCACTGCACTCCCAGCCACGTGCCATGCCGCATCCAGTCCTGAGGCCGAGGCAGCTCCTCCTCAGACTTGGATGACCAGTATCAAAAGTggtacatgagggctggagagctggcttagcagttaaggcgcttgcctatgaagcctaggacccAAGGTCGACtgccagattccacgtaagccagatgcacaaggtcacacatgcacaaggtggtgcatgtatctggagttccattatagtggatggaggccctggcatgacaattcattctctctctcattcttgctctctctctcagaagGGGGGAgctgaaagggggaggggagaggagaggggagaaggggaggagaagggaagaggggaggaagagggggagggggagaaggagaaggagaagcagcGTCACACGAGGGGAACGGCATTCAAACCCCATGAGCCGCTGCCGCCAGCCTCTTCATCTCCGCCAGCCTTACAAGCACAGGGACACGCCCCCAGGAGGTTGGGAGCACACAAACCTCATTTTACCTTTGTCTCTCATTACAACTCGGAAAGGTCTACAACATGTCTACTCTGTTATGTTCAATATACAAATTTGAGCCCAGTATGGCAAcagcacatctataatcccagcatctgagACTAAAGCAGGAGGATGAAGAGCTTAAgggcaacctgagctacatagcaagaccctatgtctTCAAATAgaccaaaacaaaaatctctttttggttgttttaaaaTTGCAATCAATGAGCTCTATCCTCAGCCAACACCATGCATAAAGCTGACATTCCAAGAAGGGACATGCTAGCACCCTCCACTCCGCCTGTCCCTCTGCCCACTGCTCGGCATCTGCAGTGGTTTTAGCTACTTCAGCCTGTTTAGCACGGCTGATCCCCCTCCCGTGACAGATGGGCATAGCCAAGGGCGCCAAGCTAGAAGAAGTCAGGAAGGGTCAATCCCTGACTTCCAGTGACAGTAGACCAGGTCCTTCACGAGCTCACACTTCACCACTGCAGAGGGAGCTCAGCTGTCTCCTCATGGCTCTGCGAGCAGGATCCACAGGAGACCACAGGACAGCACAAAGTTCGATCAGAGGAGAAACAATACTTACAAAAACTGAGGCGTGGACagaaaattccttcctcccaaatCCATTGGGTATCTGAACattaggaagaaataaagatgtcCAACAAGGTTTCCAATTAGCTCATTGATCACCCTGCAAAGAGAGAGTCAAAGCAGTTAAAAGGCATGCAAGCGAAACAGTGAGATGCACCATGTTTTAACTGACAGCATGGGGAAGCGAGGCTTCGCCCACTAGTCCCTTCCCTGCCAGCGCCAGCTCTACAACCGGCCCTGTCACGACCCCAGTGACAAATGCATTCTCAGGAAGAGGGACTATCAGGCCTGATGAACCAATGAGGCCGCCGCTCTCCCAGGCCAGTGGCCCCAACTCTCTTTCAAGCTGCACCCCATCCTCAAAATGctactctttctcttttaattttttgtttgtttatttttacttatttgagagtgacagagagagaggcagacagagagagaatgggcgcgccagggcctccagccatgtgcacccccttgtgcatctggctaacgtgggtcctagggaatcgagcctcgaaccagggttctcaggcttcacaggcaagcgcttaaccactaagccatctctccagcctcaaaatacTACTCTTGTTCCCGTCAACGTCAGGACCTGGGGAAGCTCCAAAGCAAGCTTGAGTCTTTTCAGTTACAAACCCATGTCTATAAAACAGGACAAGAGTAGAGAAGTGAGGGAAGGATGGACAGTGTCTGTTCTCCTGTTCCTAGGGCCATTAAAAGTGACTCTCTTGCCTCTGGTATCCCTGAGGGTAAGAGACACAGAAACGGCTTAGGAAAGCTGACCTTCACCCTGTGTCCTAAAACACCATCCTTCAGGTCCAGGGCTTACACAGAAGTCAGCTCAAGACTTAACAGATCCACCACTGCTATTACACAGCTTTCTTTATCTTCACCTGCAACAGGATTCTTGCCAAGCAAATTAGCATCTGCAGCTCTCTCAGACTGGGCCCTACCAAGCTCAAAACACATTATGCTCTAGTTTTAAGTTTTTGCTCAATTCACACACTCCTTCCTAGCAACATACAGAAGTCAGGACCACATGGGGTAAGTATGTCACCTATAAGAAGACTTCGTACTATCAAAATCTATTAAACTCTTGAAAATATTCTGTAGTATAAGAAATGGTAGTCTTAGAATAATAGTACATCTTGGATATAAGAAATAGTTTCCCATGTTCCAGTTGTAATTCCAGACCAGGAGAGCAGAAATTTGGCCTTCACCAAACTATTTCCAAAACTCCTTTCTGAGCTGAGAATCTCtatttctatgattgtgtgacaTTTCCAAGGCACTCTGGAAATGCCTTACAAATAAAAGATAGCAATTTTCTAGACAGCTCTTATAGGAGTCAACACAAACTAGGTCTTCACTTGCTCAGTCTGGATACTGAATCCAGAAATACGtatttattcaaataaatatatgcagaAGCGCACTGTGTCTAATGATGTGTTAACACAATTAAAACCACTCAATGTGAAAGGTGTTAAAAGCCTGCAATTTAGCCAATTACATCAAGGGGTCATTGTTCTATGAGGCCAAACACATCAATATTGAGACTTTAGCATTTTTAAAGGATtagagaaaaaagataaaaattaatggAGTTTCCCAAAGATCAATTTCCAGATAAACCAATCGAATATAACTTACGAGCCTCCGATGATATAGTTGAATCCAAGGATAACCCAGGGTAAATAGCAGGCCTAGGAAAAAGCAGACACAAATGTGAACTGCTACACCTGGGGGCTGAGAATGGGAAAGGACAGACTAATCAGGGATTTCTACAAACCTTTTAGGTCACGGCCAAGTTTCCCAGATCGATCTAGCACCATCTAACACTCAACACTTCCTACCCTAAACCACGCTTGTCTGTGTATCTTTAAGTGCAGTTATTATCCATAGTTCAAATGCAATGCACACCCTGCTGAGAGTGTGCCAAGAGCTTCAGAATGGAGACAAGTGTCCTATGAATGCTACTGAAGACATCACCCAAAGCAGAGTTGTCCTAACACTCCAACCAGCAAACTGTCACAAATAACTAACTTGAATTTTATTCTCACTATGTATCAATGCTTTGAACCAATCCCCTCCCAAGTACAACGGCTCTCCAGATGAATATGACATCTGAGCCCAGTACCATAGTCAAGATCTCACTCTGAAGGCTAGAAATGTTGCCAAGGAAATTCACCAATTAGTAAAAAGGAGGTTACACGTGAATAGCTTTAGGGATAAATGAGGTCAGTACTGTGATAACACCAAGCACTGTAGAAGTCCAGAGCCACGACTACCTCCAGGCAGGAGACTCACATAATACAGTTCTACAATGGGTAGAATCTACACGAGGAAAGCAGATGATAAGGAGGAAAATGTGGTATCAGGTGCTGTCAGAAGGCACTGTCTTAGCTAAAGGGTTAAGTACCTAACAAGGCATGCAGTGATTACAGACTGCATGTGGCAGAATTCCTGCTTGCATTCTCttcatgt contains:
- the Derl1 gene encoding derlin-1 isoform X2, which codes for MLLFNWICIVITGLAMDMQLLMIPLVMSVLYVWAQLNRDMIVSFWFGTRFKACYLPWVILGFNYIIGGSVINELIGNLVGHLYFFLMFRYPMDLGGRNFLSTPQFLYRWLPSRRGGVSGFGAPPASMRRAADQNGGGGRHNWGQGFRLGDQ